AGAAGGCCAAGAAGAAGGTTCTTATGGATCAGAGAAAGTTCCAGTACCAGAAAGTATTGAGTCATGTCTGCCAGTTGAGAAAGATGAAGAAGTTAAATCTGATGAGTTTATACAAGTTTCATCTGCATCACCTGAAGGTGAAAAACTTGTTGAAGCCAAAAAGATTGAAGTAATAAAAGCCaatgaggaagaagaacaaTTAGCAGCAGACAAGACCCAAAGCATTCTTGATACTGAACCTGTAAAATCTAATGAAGAAACTACAGTTCATGAATCTATAGTCTCACATGAGGTGACTGGAGACAGAGAAAAGGAAGAGGACATCATCATCCACAAAGCACAAGAGGTTTTGTCTTGTTTCCTCAAAGCTAAAGATCAGATTTGAGAAATACAACTTAGTTTTTAACATTATTATATCCTTTTTCTTTGCAGGTGCCAGAAAGTCTTACGATTGTCGAAACGCCGACAATTCAGGGTGAGGATATTGAACTGAAAGCTTCAGAGGATACTGAGGAACATGAACATGTGTTAGTGAGAGATATACCACAAGAGGAGACCCTTGTACCTAAAGCTGAGACTGTAAATACATCAACAGTACATGTATCTGGAGAACCGAGTCTTGACCTGAAGGAGCAAGAAGAGACGGTGAAGACTGTCACATCATCTGATGAGGTAAAGATATGAGTTTCATAGATAGTAATTAGTAAGAAccttaaatttaaaagtttaatagGTGAATGGCTTGAGTTTGTTATGTTTGTTAAGGGTAGGGCTAGGCACCAATACTCGTTACTTGTCTTATACTCGCTACTTGACCAGTACTCGTTTCGTTTTTTCAAGTACTCGTCGTTGCCAAATCAAGTATCAAGtcattaaattttgttatttgcAAATACAGGGCAAGTAACAAGTATCACGAAAAAGTTAATGCAATACTACTTGTTACTTGTTTTACGACTGAAAAAATTATAACCAAACCATAAAAACCAAAGTCCTAaactgatatttttatattgtaagaAGTAGAAAGTACTTTCatgttgaaaatattttatttgaaatagcTCTCGTATTTTTACTAAGTCGAGTAAACAAAACGAAATTTCATAACTTTCTCTTAtagaatattatctatcaaataatttttagaaacttGAAAATATATCCACATAATTCATAAGTATTTATAAGTAGTAAGTAATCAAACAAGACAAATAACTTGCAAGTAACATATTTTTGGACAAGTActcaaaataacaaatactCCTTTCCGACAAGGCAGACATAAATCGAAAAATTCCATTACTCGTTTTAGGCAAGACAAGTATcaagtatatttaaaaatgcaaGTAATCGACTTACGACCACCCCTGGTTAAGGCCTAAGGGCCAAATTTACTTTTGTCttaatttatcaaaaacctGAAAAACAGAATAGGTATATAGTCTTTAAGTTATCAAAGATAAAGATCAATTTGAGCAAAACATGTGTTCAAAAAACTTGAACACTTTTATCCATTTTTTTGGTGCAGGTGCAACAAAGTATTACGTTAATGGAACCGCCAAAACTCTCACCGGAACAAATATCTAAAGATACAGAAGAAGACGAACATGTTTTGGAGAGAAGCATGCCACAGGGTGAGATCTTTGTAACTGAAGCTGAGTCTCTGGTAACCAAAGAAAGCAAAGAGACGGTTATGGACCTGAAAGAAcaagagaaaacagagaaactCGAAGAAGTTCCATCAGATCTTGCATTGGAGGTAGATAAAGAGGAGGTTATGGAGGAGAAGAAAGAGGCGGTAGATGATGTTGCTGGAGATCAGACTACGGAGAGAGGTCTAGAACTGAATGAGTCAGAGGCAGATCTGGTTGAGAAGCAATCTATTGAGTCACCTTCTGAGGAAACAAGCAAAACCTTAGGCGAGAAGATCCAAGAaaaaccagaagaagaagaagaagaagtagcaCCGCATCAAGAAGGTCAAGAGGAAGGTTCTTATATATTAGAGACAAAAGAAGAAGGCCAAGAGAGAGTTTCAGTACCAGAAAGTAGTGAGGTTGAAGAAAAATCCCAAGAAGAAAGGAGTCTTGATCTAACTCTTTTGCAAGAAGAATCATGCTTGCCATTGGAgcaaaatgaagaagaaataaaagagcAAATCCACAAGCATGaacaagaaaatgaagaagtcaAATCTGATGAAGTTACACAAGTTTCATCTGGATCACCTGAAGGTGAGAGCGTTGTTGAAGCCAAAAAGAAGGAAGAAATAAAAGCCAATGAGGAAGAACAAGTAGTAAAAACTGAGACTGTAAATACAGTTGAAAAAGACCCTGAGATAGTCAGTAATGAAGAAACTACAGTTCATGACCTGAAAGAGAATGAAGAAGCAGTGGAAGCAATCAAGAACTCAGATGATGCAGAGCAAGTCTCACGTGAGGTGACTGgagacaaagaaaaagaagaagacatcaTCCACAAAGAAGCAGAGGTTTTGTCTTGATTCCTAAAAAAGCTAAACATCAGATTTGATTGAGACAACTTAATTTACATCCTCTTTCTGTGCAGGTGCAAGAAAGCCCTACTGTTATCCAAACGCCCACAATACAGGGAAAGGACATTGAACCGAAAACTTCAAAGGAGACTGAGGAACATGAACATGTGTTGGTGAGAGACATACCACAAGACGAGACCCTTGTACCTAAGGCTGAGACTGTAGATACTTCAACAGTACAAGAATCTGAAATCTTGAAGACTTTGGAGACGAAGAGTGATGAAACAGATGCCGAACCGAGTCTTGAActgaaagagaaagaagagaccGTCACACCATCTGATGAGGTAAGGATATGATTTTCCATAGATATTAAGAACATTGAGTTTACATGTTTAATTGGTGGATGGCTTCAGTTTGTTAAAGCCAAAACTACTTTTgtcttaataataatttaaataaaacagaaGAGGTTTagtcttcctttttttttgtacaggTGTTAGTCGAACTGCCAAAACCCTCACCAGATCAAAGATCCATAGATACTGAAGAAAATGAGCATGTTTTGGGTAGTAAAATGCCACAACAGGGTGAAGCTGAGTCTCTGGTGACCAAAGAAGAAGTAGCACCACATCAAGAAGGCCAAAAGGAAGGTTCTTATGGATCGGAGACAGTTCCAGTACCAGAAAGTATTGAGCAAGAAGAATTATGTCTGCCAGTTGAGAAAGATGAAGAAGTTAAATCTGATGACGTTATACAAGTTTCATCTGCATCACCTGAAGGTGAGACACTTGTTGAAGCCAAAAAGATTGAAGTAATAAAATCCaatgaggaagaagaacaaTTAGTAGCAGACAAGATCCAAAGCATTCTTGAGATAGTTGATACCGAACCAGTAAAATCTAATGAAGAAACTACAGTTCATGAATCTATAGTCTCACACGAGGAAATTGGAGACAGAGAAAAGGAAGAGGACATCATCATCCACAAAGCACAAGAGGTTTTGTCTTGTTTCCTCAAAGCTAAAGATCAGATTTGAGAAAGACAACTTAATTTTAACATTATTTACAACTTTTTCTGTGCAGGTGCAAGAAAGTCTTGCCATTGTCGAAACGCCGACAATTGaggatgaggacattgaactgAAAGCTTCAAAGGATAATGAGGAGCATGAACATGTGTTGGTGAGAGACATACCACAAGAGGAGACCCTTGTACCTAAAGCTGAGACAGTAAATACTTCAACAGTACATGTATCTGGAGAACCGAGTCTTGACCTGAAAGAGCAAGAAGAGACGGTGAAGACTGTCACATCATCTGATGAGGTAAAGATATGAGTTTCATAGATAGTAATTAGTAAGAACCTTAAATTTAAAGGTTTAGTTGGTGAATGGCTTGAGTTTGTTATGTTTGTTAAGGGACCAAAACTACTTTTGTCTTAATATATCAAAAACCTGAAAAACAGAAGACAAATAGTCTTTAATTTATCAAAGATAAAGATCAGATTTGAGCAAAACATGTGTTCAGAAAACTTGATAAACACTTTTATCCATTTTTTTTGTGCAGGTGCAACAAAGTATTACGTTAATGGAACCGCCAAAACAAATATCTAAAGATACCGAAGAAGACGAACATGTTTTGGAGAGAAGCATCCCACAGGGTGAGATCTTTGTAACTGAAGCTGAGTCTCTGGTGaccaaagaaaacaaagagaCGGTTATGGACCTGAAAGAAcaagagaaaacagagaaactCGAAGAAGTTCCATCAGATCTTGCGTTGGAGGTAGATAAAGAGGAGGTTATGGATGAGAAGAAAGAGGCAGATGATGTTGCTGGAGATCAGAATATGGAGAGAGGTCTAGAACTGAATGAGTCAGAGGCAAAGCTGGTTGAGAAGCAATCTATTGAGTCACCTTCTGAGGAAACAAGCAAAACCTTAGGCGAGAAGATCCAAGAAGTTCAAGAGGAAGGTTCCTATGAGCTTAAAGAAAAATCCCAAGAAGAAAGGAGTCTTGATCTAACTCCTTTGCAAGAAGAATCATGCTTGCCATTGGAGCAAAGtgaagaagaaataaaagagcAAATCCACAAGCATGAACAGGAAAATGAAGAAGTCAAATCTGATGAAGTTACACAAGTTTCATATGCATCACCTGTAAAATCCAATGAAGATGACATAGCAGAGAGCTTAAGCTCAGTAAGTTTTTCGGTTTTTACATTATCCCCTGCGTTTCAGCCTCCTCCTCTTATCAGCAGAACTAATAAAGGGTACTCTTACGCAGGCCGGTGAAGAGATACAGACAGAAAGGAAGGATGGAGATAATGTACAAAAGGATGAGACTGCTGAGACATCTGTAAACGGTACAGAGGATGAGCACAAGGCAACGGTATTAGAAGAAGGGATCTCAAAGAACGATGAGAGCATTGTGCCTGAAAATACTTCAGAAGAAATCAAAAACTCAGATGAAGCAGAGGAAAAATTACATAAGGTGACTGGAGACAGAGAAAAGGAAGAGGACATCATGACCtggaaaacaacaaaagaggTTATTTTTTAATCTTAGTAGCTTAGACATTTCAGACAAGATTATTAACTATTAATCCCTTTTTGCATGCAGATGCATGAAGAGAACACTACCATGGAACATGAAAATTTGTTGGTGAGGGATGTGCCCCAGATTGTTACTTTTGTAACTGAAGCGGAGGATGTAAACACTTCAACTGTCCACAAGTTCGAAAGTAATGAAGCAGAGGTGGGCCAAGTAAAACAGGAAACAGAGACAGTCATTTCATCTGATGAGGTAAGTATACATAATCTCCATAGATTTTTGATTTTCTCACGTGCTGCTTCTTTTTCTGTCTGATATTTTATGTTGAGGTTAGATTTAAGACACAATAGAATGACATGAGTTAATCAATCCAAAAACTACTTTTGTTACTACACAGCTTAGCTTatgattttgtttcttttttctcttgatCGAAAGTTACTTAACATTTTTGGATTTGCCTGTCTTTTACCTTCTCTGCATTTctcgaaaataattttttttttaaaattcaacagGTGAGACCTTCTGAGCAAGTTGATGATTTTGAGACAGAAGAATATGTTGAGGTTAAACATAAGGAACCCCTTCAGAAACTGAAGCTGAGACATGTAACTGAAGCTGAGACAGAAGTGAGGGACACGCAACAAGGTGAGACCATTGATGAACCTGAGTCTGTAGATACTTCAACAGTACAAGAAGCTGCAGTATTGAACACATTGGAGATAAAGATCAATGAATCAGAGGCAGTTCATAGCGCAAtagttggagaagaagaagaaagacaagTGCCATCCCTTGAATCTCCTTCAGAGGAAACAAGCAAAACTGCAGATGAGAAGATCGAAGAAGAAGTAACTCTGCAGCAACAAAGTGAAGAGACAGTAACAGTTCCAGAAAGTAGTGAACTTGGAGTACAAgccaaggaagaagaagaagaatcatgcCCACCAAAAAATGAAACGAAAGAGAAAATGAGTGAAGAAGATAGTAGTACTAGTGCTGTGGAAGAAAAATCTGATCAAGTTTCATCTGCACCACTTTCAGAGGAACCGGAAGCGGAAAAGATTGAAGActtgaaagaaaatgaagaagaacaaGTAGCAGAGGCTGTTGAACCTCATAGTTCACCTCCAGAGGAAAGCAATACTGTGGCTGAAAAAGTGAAGGAGACAGAACCGATGGGAGATACTGGAACAGGATCCTCCTCTAAACTGGTTGAAGAAGAGAAGCTGAAGCAAGACAAAGAGATTCTTGAAGTTCCTTCTAGTGAAACAATTCCACAAGAGACTCTATATGATGATGTTACAGAAACCCATGAGGAAGAAGCACAGACAAGAGATATTGAACCTTTTGTGAGTGATAAACATCAGGAGGAGGAACAAGCCAACGAGGAAAGCCCCAGAAAGAAGGTCATTTCAGCAGAGGAAGGAGAAATACAAACAAGAGAGcctgaagaagaaaatatggttgATTCTTCTGAGAAGAATAATAATGAGACTCTAATTGCAGAgacaaagaaagaagatgaagatgagacAGTGGGTTTAGATGATGCTTCAAAGACATCAGAAAATGAATGCAGTAAGCAAGAAGAGTTTGAGAATCTTGAAACCCCAAAGGTAGAGGACAAGAGCCAGGAAGTTTCTGAGACCATGGAAGAAATAGAAACTACAGGTGGTGATCAGAGTCCATCCTTTATCACAGAACTAGAAGACCAAATTCCAAAGCAAATTAAGGAGATTCATGAAGAAGAAATAAAGGAAGCTCAAGCTGTGGTTGATCAGACTTCATCCTTAATTTCAGAACAAGTTGAAGAGATTcatgaagaagaaacaaaggaaTCACACAAGGTAGAAGATCTGAGTGGTCAGAATCTTCCAGTTGAAGCATCACAGACTCTGTCTTCAGAACTTGATGATAAAACTGCAAAGCAGgttgaagaagaaacaaaggcACATAAgttacaagaagaagaagaagaagaagaagaaacaaaaccaaaagaatCAGATGATCAGATTGAGACTTCAACTGATGTCACAAAggtagaagatgaagaagaagatacaaaGGAAACTGATACCCAAGTGGCTGAGATAATGAAAGCTCAAGAGTTAAAGGGAACTCTACAACCCGGTGCAGCTATGGAAGATCAAGATCCTGAAAACAGCTCAGATGATTTTACTTTCTCAAAGCCAATAGGAGATGAGAATAGCTCAACTCTTCCAGTTGTTGGAATCTTGAAAGAACTCCAGACTACATTGGAGGAGAGTGAGAGAGGAAATTATTTGAATTCAATCAATGCAGAACCAGAAACCTTGGAGAAGAGTCTTGTCTTGGAGGAGACTCCAGCTTCTGAGATAATAGAAGCAAACATGTTACAAGACAGCATAAGCAGAGAGCTTGAATTCAATGTAGAAGAAACTCCAGCTGATTTGTCACTTACAGAAGTGTTACCTGGTGAGAAAATTCTGATTCCATCAAATCAAGAAGAAGGCAAGAAACAAGAAGATTTGAATGCTTCAACATCAGAGAAGACAAGCCTACAAGAAGAAGAGCATCCCGGAGATTTTGAAATCTCTAACAAGGAGCACAACGCAGAGACTCAAGAAACTgttaaagaagaagatcaaactTTTGATAATAAAGAGGAAAAGAAGAATGAGGAGTTACAAGATGAGAAGCTTAGTACTCTTTATGCGACAAGGGAAACCGATGAAACTTCTTCACCAGaagtgaataataataataataatcaagaAGATGCAAGTGAGCTCGGAGTTAATCATGATTCCGCTACTACACCGCAAGtagaagaagagcaagaagcacAGAGTGTGTTGGGGAATGATCAAGAGGTATTAACATCAGAGAAGAAAATCACAGAGCCTCTGAGTGTAGGTGAGAAAGAATTAACTGAACAACATGTTCAGGCTCAGGCCGTATCAGATGATACAAAGAGCAGTAATGAGATGGATTTTAATTCAGAACAAATACCAAAGGATCAAAGAGAAGAGGCTGGAGAAACTGCTGATTCTTTGATCACAAGTGAAAAAGTCCAACTGCAAGATCTGTCCAAGGGCTTTGGACAAGAGAAACAACAGTCGACTGATCTCGCATATGTCCAGGAAGATCTTGATGGTGAAATAAAAGATGAGGGCCATGATTCAGTTTTAGCACATAAGAAAGATTCAGACTTAATTGAGGAGAAGAAGGAGGTTGATTATGTGAAGACAGAGCCGGAAGATGCAATCAAACATGGAGTTTCCACACAAGAGGTAGTATTTAAAGCAAAGACACATCACTGTATTTTAGTTAACTTACATAACTATATTTTGTCTTTCCTTGCTAACCAAACTTTTTAATGTCAATACAGAAGAACATATGTGAAAAAACTGGCCTTGAAGCAACAAAAGAGATATACCAAGAGGAGTGCAAGAAAACAGATACTGCAACTGGTGTCAAGGAAGAGATCAAAGAAGAAGAGGTCTGAAAGAGAACattattcagttttttttattgtttttcttttctttccacAATCATCTATAATATCTAAGCCGAATTGATTATGTGCAGAAGGAAACAACAGAGGATAGTTTGAACAGTATGAAGAACGCCGATGATGAAACTAAAGATTATGGCCTTGATTCAGTCGTAGCACAAAAGAAAGAATCAGGCTCAAtagaagagaagaaggaggTTGATTATGTGAAGACAGAGCTAGAAGATGCAGTTAAACATGGAGTTTGCACTGAAGAGGTAAATATCTTAAGCAAAGAAAGATAACTATTTTAGTTAGCTTATGGTTCTACTAATTGTCTTTCATTGCTAACCGAACTTTTTAATGTGATATTATCTAACACAGAATAACAATATGTTTGGAAAAATTGGCCAGGAAGCAACAAAAGAGATCTATGAAGAGGAGTCTAAGCAAACAAATACTGTAACTGCTATCAAGGAAGAGATGAAAGAAGAAAAGGTCTGAAAAAGATAACATTATagtattttattgtttttggtttgataaTCATCTATATCTAAACTGGATTAGTTCTCTGCAGAAGGACACACCAGAAGATTTTTTGAACAGTATGAAGAACACTGATGATGCTACAGAAAAATCAAAACCCGAGATTCAAGAGATTGACAAATTGTCTCCTGCCAGTGAAACACCACAAAAGGTTAATCATCTTACCTTTTTTCATGAAGTGATGGGCACAAATTCTTCCTACGTCACAAGTAATTCCTACAAACAAAAGCTGatcttcattatttttatttttttttgcagcaagGAGATGAAGTTCCAACCCAACAGAAAAGGGAAATAGCTGATGATGTTCCAAAGATAGAGAATCTAGAGATTGCAGAAAAGGTGCAGCAAAAATATGGAGAAGATGAGACTGAACCAACCGTAAAAGAACCAGCTAGGAAGTCGCTATCAGACCTCATCCAAAATGTGAAAGTAACAGACAAGCCTGAAGTTGCAACAACAGAACCTCGCATGGAAGAAGAGGCGACGGCAGAGGGAGAAGATGAGGATGGAGAGGAACATAAAGATGATAAAACAAGTCCAGATTCCATTGTGATGGTTGAAGCTAAAGATACAGTTAGCATcatcaaaactcaaaagaaaTCACATGGCAttctctctggtgttggctcAAAGGTGAAACATTCAATTTCAAAGGTGAAAAAAGCACTCACTGGGAAATCTTCTCACCCAACAAAGCCCTCATCACCACAGTGAGGAggccaaaaacaaaacaaacaatatctataatggtttctttttatttttcgtttgtTGACTGATTTGGTTGGCTTTTGTGAATATTACAGCTTTGTTTGTGGGTTGTTGTTTTCATAATCTTTTCCCATATAAATTTCAGAATGAATAGGTGTTATTACATTTACGTATGCTTTCATAAAGAAGAATACTAGGTCTTCTTCGTATATGGAATCTGATCACCAGAATTCATAAACTATGAAGCTCTTTTAAGGAAGCAAACAACGAATTCAAAGAAAACGAGTACTGAGAGTGAGAGATTGACACCTCGTTTACTAGCACTAATCGCACAACACAACATGTCAAATTCTAATCAATATTCACCTACGTGTTTGGGTGCTTTGGCCATAGCACTGTATCTTTATCTCACTCTTTCACCTCTATCTCGAGGTCGGCTTGACTTGGAACTTTATTCTTAGAACAAATGGATTCCCGATATACCATTAGTAGGAACTGATATCTAAACATAAATCTAAACTAAGAATCagaaactaaatttaaaaagaaatttatagaCTATAAGGTTTTGCGTTAAGGTTCAGATGAATATTGTCGGATTACTTTTGTGAAAATGAACTAAGGGGTGAAGATCCTTGTAACAACGGTCTCCTCCTCTCTAGAGACTGGTGTGCTACTTATCAAAAAAATCGAACTATTCAACACGGAATTAATTATTGAacacatttaataaaataaatccaaaaaatataattttaaaataaattataaaaagtcaTAAAACCGGAATAAAATCAGATCATtccaaaaatatcaaatcttCCAGATATCCGATTACTCCTTAACCTCGCCTGAAAAGGGAATAAAAAGAAGTGAGTAATAGAGGAGTCACTCAATGATGTATGGGATGTTGTTATATGATGTTAGCTCTAGGTATGGGGTCTTATAGATCCGCTTTATTTCATTTGATTACTCATGCAAACCACAGACTCAGTATATAGACGACTATATAGGCTTAGATCTAGCATGAAACAAACACGGAGTCTAGTACATCTCACCGAACGTCAATCAATCTGCTAATAGCACATAGCTACTCTCTGCACCACGCATTTcctcataaatatatatacatatacttgtAGCATCGCTAATACAATCTGTCTCTGTATCCCCGTCCATCATAGCGTCtaatgcaaacgtctctgcaccacaCCCCCACACAGTAGCGTCTAAGTTCAAACGTC
The sequence above is drawn from the Raphanus sativus cultivar WK10039 chromosome 7, ASM80110v3, whole genome shotgun sequence genome and encodes:
- the LOC108815835 gene encoding uncharacterized protein LOC108815835 isoform X2 — encoded protein: MDTGVVITQEPVFTKTSVQEAHAGVVLEHSTMDVDKVNLSTVLDNSRTSTIEGKPEVAEVLNGPGNKETEESKHEKEEVVEDSKMVKEKERETETDEQGTVFVNQPKNTDDAKVILFDVKLEKEKEDETTQKPEEVSVETETKNSQEQEKDISKAIEEIPIKTDEVEEEKDSRTVETSVNGTEAEHNETVSVETFTRNSENIVKETAPKQETTTHVVETTERVLVEAEKDETETVNTVVKDPEIVSNEETAVHDLKENEEAVEAIKNSDDAEQVSREVSGDKEKEEDIIHKEAEVQESPTVIETPTIKEEDTESKASKETEEHEHVLVRDIPQDENLKPKAETVDTSTVQESAILKTMETKSEMPQQGEAESLVTKEVREQEDTENFEVPIDLALKVDREELMDEKKEADQVAGAQSIERGLALNESEAEETPVIQHSDVVESGEQMEKPSLESPSKLSEETRKTLEEKIQEKAEEEEEEEEVSPHQEGQEEGSYGSEKVPVPESIESCLPVEKDEEVKSDEFIQVSSASPEGEKLVEAKKIEVIKANEEEEQLAADKTQSILDTEPVKSNEETTVHESIVSHEVTGDREKEEDIIIHKAQEVPESLTIVETPTIQGEDIELKASEDTEEHEHVLVRDIPQEETLVPKAETVNTSTVHVSGEPSLDLKEQEETVKTVTSSDEVQQSITLMEPPKLSPEQISKDTEEDEHVLERSMPQGEIFVTEAESLVTKESKETVMDLKEQEKTEKLEEVPSDLALEVDKEEVMEEKKEAVDDVAGDQTTERGLELNESEADLVEKQSIESPSEETSKTLGEKIQEKPEEEEEEVAPHQEGQEEGSYILETKEEGQERVSVPESSEVEEKSQEERSLDLTLLQEESCLPLEQNEEEIKEQIHKHEQENEEVKSDEVTQVSSGSPEGESVVEAKKKEEIKANEEEQVVKTETVNTVEKDPEIVSNEETTVHDLKENEEAVEAIKNSDDAEQVSREVTGDKEKEEDIIHKEAEVQESPTVIQTPTIQGKDIEPKTSKETEEHEHVLVRDIPQDETLVPKAETVDTSTVQESEILKTLETKSDETDAEPSLELKEKEETVTPSDEVLVELPKPSPDQRSIDTEENEHVLGSKMPQQGEAESLVTKEEVAPHQEGQKEGSYGSETVPVPESIEQEELCLPVEKDEEVKSDDVIQVSSASPEGETLVEAKKIEVIKSNEEEEQLVADKIQSILEIVDTEPVKSNEETTVHESIVSHEEIGDREKEEDIIIHKAQEVQESLAIVETPTIEDEDIELKASKDNEEHEHVLVRDIPQEETLVPKAETVNTSTVHVSGEPSLDLKEQEETVKTVTSSDEVQQSITLMEPPKQISKDTEEDEHVLERSIPQGEIFVTEAESLVTKENKETVMDLKEQEKTEKLEEVPSDLALEVDKEEVMDEKKEADDVAGDQNMERGLELNESEAKLVEKQSIESPSEETSKTLGEKIQEVQEEGSYELKEKSQEERSLDLTPLQEESCLPLEQSEEEIKEQIHKHEQENEEVKSDEVTQVSYASPVKSNEDDIAESLSSAGEEIQTERKDGDNVQKDETAETSVNGTEDEHKATVLEEGISKNDESIVPENTSEEIKNSDEAEEKLHKVTGDREKEEDIMTWKTTKEMHEENTTMEHENLLVRDVPQIVTFVTEAEDVNTSTVHKFESNEAEVGQVKQETETVISSDEVRPSEQVDDFETEEYVEVKHKEPLQKLKLRHVTEAETEVRDTQQGETIDEPESVDTSTVQEAAVLNTLEIKINESEAVHSAIVGEEEERQVPSLESPSEETSKTADEKIEEEVTLQQQSEETVTVPESSELGVQAKEEEEESCPPKNETKEKMSEEDSSTSAVEEKSDQVSSAPLSEEPEAEKIEDLKENEEEQVAEAVEPHSSPPEESNTVAEKVKETEPMGDTGTGSSSKLVEEEKLKQDKEILEVPSSETIPQETLYDDVTETHEEEAQTRDIEPFVSDKHQEEEQANEESPRKKVISAEEGEIQTREPEEENMVDSSEKNNNETLIAETKKEDEDETVGLDDASKTSENECSKQEEFENLETPKVEDKSQEVSETMEEIETTGGDQSPSFITELEDQIPKQIKEIHEEEIKEAQAVVDQTSSLISEQVEEIHEEETKESHKVEDLSGQNLPVEASQTLSSELDDKTAKQVEEETKAHKLQEEEEEEEETKPKESDDQIETSTDVTKVEDEEEDTKETDTQVAEIMKAQELKGTLQPGAAMEDQDPENSSDDFTFSKPIGDENSSTLPVVGILKELQTTLEESERGNYLNSINAEPETLEKSLVLEETPASEIIEANMLQDSISRELEFNVEETPADLSLTEVLPGEKILIPSNQEEGKKQEDLNASTSEKTSLQEEEHPGDFEISNKEHNAETQETVKEEDQTFDNKEEKKNEELQDEKLSTLYATRETDETSSPEVNNNNNNQEDASELGVNHDSATTPQVEEEQEAQSVLGNDQEVLTSEKKITEPLSVGEKELTEQHVQAQAVSDDTKSSNEMDFNSEQIPKDQREEAGETADSLITSEKVQLQDLSKGFGQEKQQSTDLAYVQEDLDGEIKDEGHDSVLAHKKDSDLIEEKKEVDYVKTEPEDAIKHGVSTQEKNICEKTGLEATKEIYQEECKKTDTATGVKEEIKEEEKETTEDSLNSMKNADDETKDYGLDSVVAQKKESGSIEEKKEVDYVKTELEDAVKHGVCTEEEATKEIYEEESKQTNTVTAIKEEMKEEKKDTPEDFLNSMKNTDDATEKSKPEIQEIDKLSPASETPQKQGDEVPTQQKREIADDVPKIENLEIAEKVQQKYGEDETEPTVKEPARKSLSDLIQNVKVTDKPEVATTEPRMEEEATAEGEDEDGEEHKDDKTSPDSIVMVEAKDTVSIIKTQKKSHGILSGVGSKVKHSISKVKKALTGKSSHPTKPSSPQ